In Actinoplanes sp. NBC_00393, a single genomic region encodes these proteins:
- a CDS encoding alcohol dehydrogenase catalytic domain-containing protein codes for MSRYMSGLVVRAEGTPAEIVELRLPEIGPGQVRVRIRAAGVCHSDLSMINGTLRPPHPLILGHEASGEVVETGDHVTRAAVGDRVVLNWQPACRNCWFCEHGEPWLCSTSHGVAALENGITLDGAPVHVTLGVGALAEQVVVPENAVIRVPSELDFDLAALLGCAVLTGTGAVRNTARVQPGESVLVIGLGGVGLSVVSAARAAGAAQVIAVDVTEAKKELAEAAGATDFVVSSENLSKDIRGRTGKLGVDHAIECVGRASTIRAAWRATRSGGQVTVVGMGAADDMVQLSALEIFSSARILRASVYGQADTDLEVPALARDVLDGRLTLDHLITDRIRLADVPAAFDRMSRGEGARSVVNL; via the coding sequence ATGAGCCGTTACATGTCCGGGCTGGTGGTTCGTGCCGAGGGCACGCCGGCCGAAATCGTCGAGCTGCGGCTGCCCGAGATCGGGCCGGGCCAGGTGCGGGTACGCATCCGCGCGGCCGGGGTGTGCCACTCCGACCTCTCCATGATCAACGGCACGCTGCGGCCGCCGCACCCGCTGATCCTCGGGCACGAGGCGTCCGGCGAGGTGGTCGAGACCGGCGACCACGTGACCCGGGCCGCGGTCGGTGACCGGGTGGTGCTGAACTGGCAGCCGGCCTGCCGCAACTGCTGGTTCTGCGAGCACGGCGAACCGTGGCTGTGCAGCACCTCACACGGGGTTGCCGCCCTGGAGAACGGGATCACCCTGGACGGCGCCCCCGTGCACGTGACACTCGGCGTCGGCGCGCTGGCCGAACAGGTCGTGGTGCCGGAGAACGCCGTCATCCGCGTACCGTCGGAGCTTGATTTTGATCTTGCTGCGCTGCTCGGCTGCGCGGTGCTCACCGGAACCGGCGCTGTGCGCAACACCGCCCGGGTGCAGCCCGGCGAATCGGTCCTGGTCATCGGCCTGGGCGGGGTCGGCCTGTCGGTGGTCTCCGCGGCCCGCGCAGCCGGCGCGGCGCAGGTGATCGCGGTGGACGTCACCGAGGCGAAGAAGGAACTCGCCGAGGCGGCCGGCGCCACCGACTTCGTGGTCTCCTCGGAGAACCTGTCGAAGGACATCCGCGGGCGGACCGGCAAGCTCGGCGTCGACCACGCCATCGAGTGCGTCGGCCGGGCCTCGACGATCCGCGCGGCCTGGCGCGCCACCCGCTCCGGCGGCCAGGTCACCGTGGTCGGCATGGGCGCGGCCGACGACATGGTCCAGCTGAGCGCGCTGGAGATCTTCAGCTCGGCGCGCATCCTGCGGGCCTCGGTGTACGGGCAGGCCGACACCGACCTGGAGGTCCCGGCCCTGGCCCGCGACGTCCTGGACGGCAGACTGACCCTCGACCACCTGATCACCGACCGCATCCGCCTGGCCGACGTCCCGGCCGCCTTCGACCGCATGAGCCGAGGCGAGGGAGCCCGCTCGGTGGTGAACCTCTAG
- a CDS encoding DUF6886 family protein: protein MRPADGQVLHFSEDPSITRFVPHVAATAQQPEAYVWAVDHDRAPDYWFPRQCPRAMAWVRPETTTDDRERIIGAGCGERVHAIEYAWLDAMRTTVLYAYRLPAERFRPFGDHARVATETVEPLGAPEPVGDLLECHARAGIQLRVLDNLWPFWEQVIASTAGFSGIRLRNARPAAR from the coding sequence ATGAGACCAGCGGACGGCCAGGTGCTGCACTTCTCCGAAGATCCGTCGATCACGCGCTTCGTGCCGCACGTGGCGGCTACCGCGCAGCAGCCCGAGGCCTACGTCTGGGCCGTCGACCACGACCGGGCACCTGACTACTGGTTCCCCCGGCAATGCCCGCGGGCGATGGCCTGGGTCCGGCCGGAGACCACCACAGACGATCGCGAGCGGATCATCGGCGCCGGGTGCGGGGAGCGGGTCCATGCGATCGAGTACGCCTGGCTGGACGCCATGCGGACCACAGTCCTGTACGCCTACCGGCTCCCCGCCGAGCGTTTCCGCCCGTTCGGCGACCATGCGCGAGTGGCCACCGAAACGGTCGAGCCGCTGGGCGCCCCGGAACCGGTCGGTGACCTGCTCGAATGCCACGCCCGCGCCGGCATCCAGCTGCGGGTGCTGGACAACTTGTGGCCCTTCTGGGAGCAGGTCATCGCCAGCACCGCCGGCTTCAGTGGGATTCGGCTGCGTAACGCCCGGCCAGCAGCGCGGTGA
- a CDS encoding TetR/AcrR family transcriptional regulator, producing MTTPPVRVDGRTARSERTRNAIVDAHLQLIKEGDLRPTADRIAKLAGVSLRALWSHFADMEALMTASGQRVLEQRDASYEPVPADLPLAERIQAYSRQRARLLEEISPNARASALKEPFSAGLQHYRKLHSNRVRDELLTTFPAEIGSDDDLLNALTSISQWPTWATWREAMDLPIEDAEAALSRTVTALLAGRYAAESH from the coding sequence GTGACCACACCACCCGTCCGCGTCGACGGTCGCACCGCACGTTCCGAGCGGACCCGCAATGCGATCGTCGACGCCCACCTCCAGCTGATCAAGGAAGGCGACCTGCGGCCCACCGCGGACCGGATCGCCAAGCTGGCGGGGGTCTCACTGCGCGCCCTGTGGAGCCATTTCGCCGACATGGAGGCGCTGATGACTGCGAGCGGTCAGCGCGTCCTCGAGCAGCGGGACGCCTCCTACGAGCCGGTGCCGGCCGACCTGCCGCTGGCGGAGCGGATCCAGGCGTACAGCCGCCAGCGTGCCCGGTTGCTCGAGGAGATCAGCCCCAACGCCCGGGCCTCCGCCCTGAAGGAGCCCTTCTCGGCCGGCCTGCAGCACTACCGGAAGCTGCATTCGAACCGGGTACGCGACGAGCTGCTCACCACCTTCCCGGCCGAGATCGGCAGCGACGACGATCTGCTCAACGCGCTGACCTCGATCAGTCAGTGGCCGACCTGGGCGACCTGGCGGGAGGCGATGGACCTGCCGATCGAGGACGCCGAGGCCGCCCTCAGCCGCACCGTCACCGCGCTGCTGGCCGGGCGTTACGCAGCCGAATCCCACTGA
- a CDS encoding TetR/AcrR family transcriptional regulator — protein sequence MARPRQALLTRERIVEAAGALIDAEGLDALSMRRLATELGVQGPSLYNHFATKAEIVDAVAEAVVAEVDISGFTDCDWREGLRLWAKSYHAVLAAHPNIVPVLATGPGRRPAGLAMAEAVYGALLDAGWSRARATHIGALMRYLITGSALGSFALGFEADPELYDDRYPHLHRAHELAAHRDAVDEGAFELGLDLLITGLSDRYDQGVRR from the coding sequence ATGGCCCGGCCCCGGCAGGCGCTGCTCACCCGTGAGCGGATCGTCGAGGCTGCCGGTGCGCTGATCGACGCCGAAGGGCTCGACGCGCTCTCCATGCGGCGGCTCGCCACCGAGCTGGGCGTGCAGGGCCCCTCGCTGTACAACCACTTCGCGACCAAGGCGGAGATCGTCGACGCGGTGGCCGAGGCCGTGGTGGCCGAGGTCGACATCTCCGGCTTCACCGACTGCGACTGGCGTGAGGGACTGCGGCTCTGGGCGAAGTCGTACCACGCGGTGCTCGCCGCCCACCCGAACATCGTTCCGGTGCTGGCCACCGGCCCGGGCCGCCGGCCGGCCGGGCTGGCCATGGCCGAGGCCGTCTACGGCGCGCTGCTCGACGCCGGCTGGTCGCGGGCCCGGGCCACCCACATCGGCGCGCTGATGCGCTACCTGATCACCGGTTCGGCGCTGGGTTCCTTCGCGCTCGGCTTCGAGGCCGACCCGGAGCTGTACGACGACCGTTATCCGCACCTGCACCGCGCCCACGAACTCGCCGCACACCGCGACGCCGTCGACGAGGGCGCCTTCGAACTCGGGCTGGATCTGTTGATCACCGGCCTGTCCGACCGCTATGACCAGGGGGTACGCCGATGA
- a CDS encoding acyl-CoA dehydrogenase family protein, with protein MDFEFDAKTEDYRKRLLAFMDEHIYPVESEFHTDGWEPPAVLSSLKEKAKEAGLWNLFLPGEHGAGLTNLQYAPLAEITGRSPAVAPPALNCAAPDTGNMEVLAEFGTPAQQEQWLKPLLAGEIRSAFAMTEPQVASSDATNIGTRIERDGDDYVINGRKFYITGAMNPNCKIFIVMGKTDPDAARHVQQSQILVPRDTPGLTVKRGMTVMGYTDGDHGGHAELIFENVRVPASNLIGVEGGGFAISQARLGPGRIHHCMRLIGMAERGLELMCTRALSRSTFGKTLAEQGVIQDWIAESRVRIEQARLLVLKAAWLMDTVGNKGAHTEIQAIKIVVPATVEWILDKAIQTHGAAGLSQDTPLAGLWASARMLRLADGPDEVHKRSLAHRELKRYRSSS; from the coding sequence ATGGACTTCGAGTTCGACGCGAAGACCGAGGACTATCGCAAGCGGCTGCTCGCCTTCATGGACGAGCACATCTATCCGGTCGAATCGGAATTCCACACAGACGGCTGGGAGCCGCCCGCCGTGCTCTCCTCTCTCAAGGAGAAGGCCAAGGAAGCCGGCCTGTGGAATCTCTTCCTGCCGGGTGAGCACGGCGCCGGCCTGACCAACCTCCAGTACGCGCCGCTCGCCGAGATCACCGGCCGCAGCCCGGCGGTCGCCCCGCCCGCGCTGAACTGTGCCGCCCCGGACACCGGCAACATGGAGGTGCTCGCCGAGTTCGGCACCCCGGCACAGCAGGAGCAGTGGTTGAAACCGCTGCTGGCGGGCGAGATCCGTTCGGCCTTCGCGATGACCGAGCCGCAGGTCGCCTCCTCCGACGCCACCAACATCGGCACCCGGATCGAGCGCGACGGCGACGACTACGTCATCAACGGGCGCAAGTTCTACATCACCGGCGCGATGAACCCGAACTGCAAGATCTTCATCGTGATGGGCAAGACCGACCCGGACGCCGCGCGGCACGTGCAGCAGAGCCAGATCCTGGTACCGCGGGACACGCCGGGCCTGACGGTCAAGCGCGGCATGACGGTGATGGGCTACACCGACGGCGACCACGGTGGGCACGCCGAGCTGATCTTCGAGAACGTACGCGTACCCGCGTCCAACCTGATCGGCGTCGAGGGCGGCGGCTTCGCCATCTCCCAGGCGCGCCTCGGCCCGGGCCGGATCCACCACTGCATGCGGCTGATTGGCATGGCCGAGCGTGGTCTGGAGCTGATGTGCACCCGGGCGCTGTCCCGGAGCACGTTCGGCAAGACCCTCGCCGAGCAGGGCGTCATCCAGGACTGGATCGCCGAGTCCCGGGTCCGGATCGAGCAGGCCCGCCTGCTGGTGCTCAAGGCCGCCTGGCTGATGGACACCGTCGGCAACAAGGGCGCGCACACCGAGATCCAGGCCATCAAGATCGTGGTGCCGGCGACCGTGGAGTGGATCCTCGACAAGGCGATCCAGACGCACGGCGCGGCCGGGCTCAGCCAGGACACCCCGCTCGCCGGGCTCTGGGCCAGCGCCCGCATGCTGCGGCTCGCCGACGGCCCCGACGAGGTGCACAAACGTTCCCTGGCCCACCGTGAGCTCAAGCGTTACCGGAGTAGTTCGTGA
- a CDS encoding SDR family oxidoreductase, which produces MKRVVVTGAGGGIGAALARRFAADGARVVVNDLNGDAARTVADEIGGLAVPGDAAREEDVRHLIDTAWADLGGIDLFCSNAGVLSSGDENTPDEQWQRDFGVNVMSHVYVTRALLPRWLDTGEPKRLLMTVSAAGLLTLLGSATYSVTKHAALAYAEWLRATYAHRGLIVQALCPQGVRTDMLNRGNAAGSGSAALLAEGALPPEAVADLAADSLSGTDFLILPHAEVADYYRLRATDPDRWLGGMNKLQRGFESAK; this is translated from the coding sequence GTGAAGCGGGTCGTGGTCACCGGCGCCGGCGGTGGGATCGGGGCCGCCCTGGCCCGCCGGTTCGCCGCCGACGGCGCCCGGGTCGTGGTCAACGACCTGAACGGGGACGCCGCCCGGACGGTCGCGGACGAGATCGGCGGTCTCGCGGTCCCCGGCGACGCGGCCCGTGAGGAGGACGTCCGGCACCTGATCGACACCGCGTGGGCGGATCTCGGCGGGATCGACCTGTTCTGCTCCAACGCGGGCGTGCTGTCGTCCGGCGACGAGAACACGCCGGACGAGCAGTGGCAGCGCGACTTCGGGGTGAACGTGATGTCGCACGTCTACGTGACCCGGGCGCTGCTGCCGCGCTGGCTGGACACCGGTGAACCGAAGCGGCTGCTGATGACCGTCAGCGCGGCCGGCCTGCTGACCCTGCTGGGCAGCGCGACCTACTCGGTGACGAAGCATGCGGCGCTGGCGTACGCGGAATGGCTGCGTGCCACGTACGCGCACCGGGGTCTGATCGTGCAGGCGTTGTGCCCACAGGGCGTGCGCACCGACATGCTGAACCGTGGAAACGCCGCGGGCAGTGGCAGCGCGGCGTTGCTCGCCGAAGGCGCGCTGCCGCCGGAAGCCGTCGCCGACCTGGCGGCCGACTCGCTGAGCGGGACCGATTTCCTGATCCTCCCGCATGCTGAGGTGGCGGACTACTACCGCTTGCGCGCGACGGATCCGGACCGTTGGCTGGGCGGCATGAACAAACTGCAGCGCGGCTTCGAGAGCGCGAAATGA
- a CDS encoding ATP-binding protein: MLLERSEQLHALHAAADSVRTGPGGALVLLGGEAGGGKTALLRRFRAESDAEFLWGACDPLFAPRPLGPFQEIVTGTRPHEVAAAITRDARARPGLILVLEDLHWADEATLDVLSLLGRRIEGIPALVVASYRSDELDRGHPLRRTLGELRGESVQRLRVEPLSREAVGVLAGGDGAALHRVTGGNPFFVTEVLAGAGEQVPLTVRDAVLSRIVQLDPEAVALLEAVSVAPSFMELRAVPGLDAALGAGMLEGVPGGVAFRHELARITVEESLTPHRRLELNRAVLRALLDEPDTADPSRVAHHAEAAGDAATVRIWAPIAAEQAAARGAHREAAAQYARALRFAGTLPPAERATLLERRSHECYLTEQTDESIATLRAAIRLRQQTGDRLGAGAALVALARRLWCAGLAAESARAGDTAMELLDSLPPGPELAVACSNQSATWLNLEDYAGTMTYGERALRLAAEHDVPEIVVHSLNNIGTMQLLTGEPDGIRKLERSLALAEQEGLDEHVGRAYLHVGWAMTRTRAYHLVSWLDHGLAACEELGLEAWSSYLVAYRARYLLDTGRWEAAAGDARSLLRAAGPAPLLRILALTVAGLVAARRGDEDPWVLLDEARALAEGQTELQYLAPVAAARAGAAWLAGRPVEAELRDTLEVARRWQAAAVIGELTRLLNLAGESPAGAGEMAAAEQLRARDCAYDAALVLAGAPHEAGLRAALAEFQRLGARPAAAIVTRRLRSRGLRDIPRGPQRRTRAHPADLTRREVEVLALVSEGMSNVEIAQRLFLSTKTVHHHVSAILRKLGVARRGQAARHFMGTDTDFPGRPAS, from the coding sequence GTGCTGCTCGAACGCTCGGAGCAACTGCATGCGCTGCACGCCGCCGCGGACAGCGTGCGAACCGGGCCGGGCGGAGCCCTGGTGCTGCTCGGCGGCGAGGCCGGCGGTGGCAAGACCGCACTGCTGCGGCGGTTCCGCGCGGAGAGCGATGCGGAGTTCCTCTGGGGTGCCTGCGATCCGCTCTTCGCGCCGCGCCCGCTCGGGCCGTTCCAGGAGATCGTGACGGGGACGAGGCCGCATGAGGTGGCCGCGGCGATCACCCGGGACGCTCGGGCGCGTCCTGGCCTGATTCTCGTCCTGGAGGATCTGCACTGGGCCGACGAGGCCACATTGGACGTGCTCAGCCTGCTGGGGCGCCGGATCGAGGGCATTCCGGCGCTGGTCGTCGCCAGTTACCGCAGTGACGAGCTGGACCGCGGTCACCCGCTGCGCCGGACGCTCGGCGAGCTGCGCGGCGAGTCGGTGCAGCGGCTCCGCGTCGAGCCGCTGTCCCGGGAGGCGGTGGGCGTGCTGGCCGGAGGGGACGGCGCCGCGCTGCACCGGGTCACCGGGGGAAACCCGTTCTTCGTCACGGAGGTCCTGGCCGGCGCGGGCGAGCAGGTGCCGTTGACCGTACGGGACGCGGTCCTGTCCCGGATCGTCCAGCTGGACCCGGAGGCGGTGGCCCTGCTGGAGGCGGTGTCGGTGGCCCCGTCCTTCATGGAGCTGCGGGCCGTCCCCGGCCTGGACGCGGCGCTGGGCGCCGGAATGCTGGAGGGCGTGCCGGGCGGCGTGGCGTTCCGGCACGAGCTGGCCCGGATCACCGTCGAGGAGTCACTCACCCCGCACCGGCGGCTGGAGCTCAACCGGGCCGTGCTGCGGGCTCTGCTGGACGAGCCGGACACGGCCGACCCGAGCCGGGTGGCGCATCACGCGGAGGCCGCCGGCGATGCCGCGACCGTCCGGATCTGGGCGCCGATCGCGGCCGAGCAGGCCGCCGCCCGCGGCGCACACCGGGAGGCTGCCGCACAGTACGCGCGAGCCCTCCGCTTCGCCGGCACGCTGCCCCCGGCCGAACGCGCCACGCTGCTGGAACGCCGCTCGCACGAGTGCTACCTGACCGAGCAGACCGACGAGTCGATCGCCACCCTGCGCGCGGCCATCCGGCTCCGGCAGCAGACCGGTGACCGGCTCGGCGCGGGCGCAGCGCTCGTCGCGCTGGCCCGGCGGCTGTGGTGCGCCGGTCTCGCCGCGGAGTCGGCGCGGGCCGGGGACACCGCGATGGAGCTGCTCGACAGCCTTCCACCGGGCCCGGAGCTGGCGGTGGCGTGCAGCAACCAGTCCGCGACCTGGCTCAACCTGGAGGACTACGCGGGCACGATGACCTACGGCGAACGAGCCCTGCGCCTGGCCGCGGAGCACGACGTGCCGGAGATCGTCGTGCACAGCCTCAACAACATCGGCACCATGCAACTGCTCACCGGCGAGCCGGACGGCATCCGGAAACTGGAGCGCAGTCTCGCCCTGGCTGAGCAGGAGGGGCTGGACGAGCACGTCGGCCGGGCGTACCTGCATGTCGGCTGGGCGATGACCCGCACCCGCGCGTACCACCTGGTGTCCTGGTTGGACCACGGCCTGGCCGCGTGCGAGGAGCTCGGGCTGGAGGCCTGGAGCAGCTACCTGGTGGCGTACCGGGCGAGGTACCTGCTGGACACCGGCCGGTGGGAGGCCGCGGCCGGGGACGCCCGGTCGCTGCTGCGTGCCGCCGGGCCGGCGCCGCTGCTGCGGATCCTGGCGCTGACCGTGGCCGGGCTGGTCGCGGCCCGGCGCGGTGACGAGGATCCGTGGGTACTCCTGGACGAGGCGCGGGCACTGGCTGAGGGGCAGACCGAGCTGCAGTATCTGGCGCCGGTAGCGGCCGCCCGGGCGGGAGCGGCCTGGCTCGCCGGACGGCCGGTGGAGGCCGAACTGCGGGACACCCTCGAGGTGGCCCGGCGGTGGCAGGCAGCCGCCGTGATCGGCGAGCTGACCCGGTTGCTGAACCTGGCAGGGGAGAGCCCGGCCGGAGCGGGGGAGATGGCGGCGGCGGAGCAGTTGCGGGCGCGCGATTGTGCGTACGATGCGGCATTGGTCCTGGCCGGGGCACCGCACGAGGCCGGCTTACGTGCCGCGCTCGCGGAATTCCAGCGGCTCGGCGCCCGGCCGGCGGCCGCGATCGTCACCCGGCGGCTGCGTTCCCGCGGCCTGCGGGACATCCCGCGCGGACCGCAACGCCGCACCCGGGCCCATCCGGCCGACCTGACCCGGCGGGAGGTCGAGGTGCTCGCCCTGGTCAGCGAGGGCATGTCGAATGTGGAGATCGCGCAGCGGCTGTTCCTGTCGACGAAGACCGTGCACCACCACGTCTCCGCGATCCTGCGCAAGCTCGGCGTGGCCCGGCGCGGCCAGGCAGCCCGGCATTTTATGGGTACGGACACCGATTTCCCGGGGCGCCCGGCTTCCTAG
- a CDS encoding 5'-3' exonuclease, which translates to MSSRLPLLLVLDGNSLLHRAYHAAAGEGFIDDDGRPVWALRGLVGFVARAAAHLRPDGLVVAFDCPEQSARRQEYPDYKAHRPDKPADLTEQIAGAPGLLRAAGVCTVVPPAYEADDVLASCAAHARGKGWRSVLMTSDRDAFALIDETTSVLRVRNGGMDEAVLVDGDGLSALYGVQPWQYRDFAALRGDPSDNLHGVRRFGSTRAARLLASFGTVEAAWKAIDDGDLHAVREVVGAQAAEELTRTAAREAVERNRRLMRMRDDLPVPPLEQARLPLDYLTIRKALRARAINFGPSLWALVGGAEPPAGVDPAPEARPWVFRSGLTARRDPTPGQMALF; encoded by the coding sequence GTGTCGTCTCGCCTGCCGCTGCTGCTTGTCCTGGACGGCAACAGTCTGCTGCACCGCGCCTACCATGCGGCCGCGGGCGAGGGGTTCATCGACGACGACGGGCGGCCGGTGTGGGCGCTGCGCGGCCTGGTGGGCTTCGTGGCCCGGGCCGCCGCGCACCTGCGGCCGGACGGGCTGGTCGTCGCGTTCGACTGCCCGGAGCAGTCGGCCCGCCGCCAGGAGTACCCCGATTACAAGGCGCACCGGCCGGACAAGCCGGCCGACCTGACCGAGCAGATCGCCGGTGCGCCGGGCCTGCTGCGGGCCGCCGGGGTGTGCACGGTCGTGCCGCCGGCGTACGAGGCGGACGACGTGCTGGCCAGCTGTGCCGCGCACGCCCGCGGCAAGGGCTGGCGGTCGGTGCTGATGACCAGCGACCGGGACGCGTTCGCCCTGATCGACGAGACGACCTCGGTGCTGCGGGTGCGCAACGGCGGCATGGACGAGGCGGTGCTCGTCGACGGGGACGGGCTGTCCGCTCTCTACGGCGTCCAGCCCTGGCAGTATCGCGACTTCGCCGCTCTGCGCGGTGACCCGTCGGACAACCTGCACGGCGTACGCCGCTTCGGCTCGACCCGGGCCGCCCGGCTGCTCGCCTCGTTCGGCACGGTCGAGGCCGCCTGGAAGGCCATCGACGACGGTGACCTGCACGCCGTACGCGAAGTGGTGGGTGCCCAGGCTGCTGAAGAGCTGACCCGGACCGCGGCCCGCGAGGCGGTCGAGCGCAACCGGCGGCTGATGCGGATGCGCGACGACCTGCCGGTGCCGCCGCTGGAGCAGGCCCGGCTGCCGCTCGACTATCTGACCATCCGCAAGGCGCTGCGGGCCCGGGCCATCAATTTCGGCCCGTCCCTGTGGGCGCTCGTCGGCGGCGCCGAGCCGCCGGCCGGGGTGGACCCGGCGCCGGAGGCACGCCCGTGGGTGTTCCGCAGCGGGCTCACCGCACGCCGCGACCCGACGCCCGGCCAGATGGCGCTGTTCTGA
- a CDS encoding phosphotransferase family protein translates to MKGLDLAKLQAFLDSPPLTATMFAGGRSNLTYAVTDGVNRWVLRRPPLGHVLPTAHDMVREHRVLAALSEAGFPVPKPVLLCTETEVIGAPFYLMEHVDGKIYREAAELEQIDLHALTLTLVDTLADLHSLDPVAIGLGDFGRPEGFNERQVRRWKKQLDASRSRELAGIEELHARLAVDIPAGGPGAVVHGDFRLDNVLIGSDLTVNSVLDWEMSTLGDPLSDVALMLVYAGRPLLFRDGEPVAPIDLPGHPSLDEMAARYAERSKRDVGDLHWYVGFAAFKLAVILEGVHYRYTKGQTVGPGFDTIGAMVPVLIEQGHRALEGH, encoded by the coding sequence ATGAAAGGGCTGGACCTGGCGAAACTCCAGGCCTTTCTGGACAGTCCGCCGCTGACCGCGACGATGTTCGCCGGGGGCCGGTCGAACCTGACCTATGCGGTCACCGACGGCGTCAACCGCTGGGTGCTGCGGCGGCCGCCGCTCGGGCACGTGCTGCCCACGGCGCACGACATGGTCCGGGAACACCGGGTGCTGGCGGCGCTCTCCGAGGCCGGTTTCCCGGTGCCGAAGCCGGTGTTGCTCTGCACCGAGACCGAAGTCATCGGGGCACCCTTCTATCTGATGGAGCACGTCGACGGGAAGATCTACCGCGAGGCCGCCGAACTCGAGCAGATCGATCTCCACGCGCTGACGCTCACCCTCGTCGACACCCTCGCCGATCTGCACTCGCTGGATCCGGTGGCGATCGGCCTCGGCGACTTCGGACGGCCGGAGGGCTTCAACGAGCGGCAGGTGCGCCGGTGGAAGAAGCAACTCGACGCCTCCCGCAGCCGCGAACTGGCCGGCATCGAGGAGTTGCACGCCCGTCTCGCCGTGGACATTCCGGCCGGCGGGCCGGGTGCGGTGGTGCACGGCGACTTCCGGCTGGACAACGTCCTAATAGGTTCTGATTTAACGGTCAATTCCGTCCTTGACTGGGAGATGTCGACACTGGGCGACCCGCTCAGCGACGTCGCCCTGATGCTCGTCTACGCCGGCCGGCCGCTGCTGTTCCGCGACGGCGAGCCGGTCGCGCCGATCGACCTGCCCGGTCACCCGTCGCTGGACGAGATGGCCGCCCGCTACGCCGAGCGCAGCAAGCGCGACGTCGGTGACCTGCACTGGTACGTGGGATTCGCCGCGTTCAAACTCGCCGTCATCCTCGAGGGCGTGCACTACCGCTACACCAAGGGTCAGACGGTCGGCCCCGGCTTCGACACCATCGGGGCGATGGTCCCGGTCCTGATCGAGCAGGGCCACCGAGCGCTGGAAGGACACTGA
- a CDS encoding aldehyde dehydrogenase family protein gives MTSVFRDELYIGGAWVPPDSSERIPVENPYTEEVFGHVPAGTAEDVNLAVSAARQAFEGWAATPPAERGAALGRLHAALAARADEIARTVGLELGTPLKIAKAVQAGLPLTVLAGYAELAARPAPEETIGNSLVVHEPVGVVGAITPWNYPLHQVVAKVGAALAAGCTVVLKPSELTPLVAYLLADAAKDSGLPPGVLNVVTGTGPEVGAAIAAHPDIDMVSFTGSTATGRAISHAAADRIARVSLELGGKSANVILQDADLVKAVKVGVGNAFLNSGQTCTAWTRMLVHRSHYDEAVELAAKTAAGYPLGDPFDAATRLGPLVSAGQRERVRGFIERASARLVSGGLDAPVPSTGYFVAPTVFADVDPSSELAQEEVFGPVLSIIPFGDDDEAVAIANDSKYGLAGAVWGPDERAVAVARRIRTGAVDVNGGAFNPFAPFGGYKQSGIGRELGAYGLAEFQQVKAIQR, from the coding sequence ATGACGTCGGTATTCCGTGACGAGCTCTACATCGGAGGCGCGTGGGTGCCGCCGGATTCGAGCGAGCGGATTCCGGTGGAGAACCCGTACACCGAGGAGGTCTTCGGCCACGTGCCGGCCGGCACCGCCGAGGACGTCAATCTGGCCGTCTCCGCGGCGCGCCAGGCCTTCGAGGGCTGGGCTGCGACGCCGCCCGCCGAGCGTGGTGCAGCCCTCGGCCGGCTGCACGCTGCGCTGGCCGCGCGCGCCGACGAGATCGCCCGCACGGTGGGCCTCGAGCTGGGCACGCCGCTCAAGATCGCCAAGGCGGTCCAGGCGGGCCTTCCGCTGACGGTCCTCGCGGGGTACGCGGAACTGGCCGCCCGCCCCGCGCCGGAAGAGACGATCGGCAACTCGCTGGTGGTCCACGAGCCGGTCGGCGTGGTCGGCGCGATCACCCCGTGGAACTACCCGCTGCACCAGGTGGTGGCGAAGGTCGGCGCGGCCCTGGCCGCCGGGTGCACCGTGGTTCTCAAGCCGAGTGAACTGACGCCGCTGGTGGCGTACCTGCTGGCTGACGCGGCCAAGGACTCCGGCCTGCCGCCCGGCGTGCTCAACGTGGTGACGGGCACCGGGCCGGAGGTCGGCGCGGCGATCGCCGCCCACCCGGACATCGACATGGTGTCGTTCACCGGCTCCACCGCGACCGGCCGGGCGATCTCGCACGCCGCCGCGGACCGGATCGCCCGGGTGTCGCTGGAGCTCGGCGGCAAGTCGGCCAACGTGATCCTCCAGGACGCCGACCTGGTCAAGGCGGTGAAGGTCGGCGTCGGCAACGCGTTCCTCAACTCCGGGCAGACCTGCACCGCGTGGACCCGGATGCTGGTGCACCGCAGCCACTACGACGAGGCGGTGGAGCTGGCCGCCAAGACCGCGGCCGGATACCCGCTGGGCGACCCGTTCGACGCCGCGACCCGGCTCGGGCCGCTGGTCTCGGCCGGGCAGCGCGAGCGGGTCCGCGGCTTCATCGAGCGGGCGTCGGCCCGGCTGGTCTCCGGCGGGCTGGACGCCCCGGTGCCGTCCACCGGCTATTTCGTCGCGCCGACCGTCTTCGCCGATGTGGACCCGAGCAGCGAGCTCGCGCAGGAGGAGGTCTTCGGCCCGGTCCTGTCGATCATCCCGTTCGGTGACGACGACGAGGCGGTGGCGATCGCGAACGACTCGAAGTACGGGCTGGCCGGCGCGGTCTGGGGTCCGGACGAGCGGGCCGTGGCGGTGGCCCGGCGGATCCGCACCGGTGCGGTCGACGTCAACGGTGGCGCGTTCAACCCGTTCGCGCCGTTCGGTGGTTACAAGCAGTCCGGCATCGGCCGGGAGCTGGGCGCGTACGGCCTGGCGGAATTCCAGCAGGTGAAGGCGATCCAGCGATGA